The Toxotes jaculatrix isolate fToxJac2 chromosome 21, fToxJac2.pri, whole genome shotgun sequence genome includes a region encoding these proteins:
- the fbrs gene encoding autism susceptibility gene 2 protein homolog isoform X2 has protein sequence MEGPSRSTGFRQSRRSRSQRDRERRRRRVDLAEERATSLSSGSDREACGTNSVLGPGGRECRPGYGRHRPPRRRKRESVSCEEDIIDGFAIASFICLEALEMDCSLKPSQRTDMLGRRNKGKRGPEENGGGPLSEPEEGAPHSYSSSCWNKSRNKRRKIEGHPLETGYICDTESDTGDKASDNDMDPVFTVTTSKVPEPAPSNMGTSVGKSCPSLPARCGAVSRLMVTPRVSGLERSQEKSLEPHFPEPVSSSTSSASCLPSHSPVTSSGTVPRPSPPLSKHKPFLTLPGRSHSIYNRSSTPVKPPSSVSSVASSMRPPTPSTSVSLSYIRGSGSSGPLRPPSRASSGALPGLPPPPPLLQGPTHSTAAEREGRRSVPGAENNAAAAGRSTPGGPSASSSAPGSSGRTSQNQPSIQPLAFEFHQHNHQHQHTHQHFTPFLHPTATATPLFDKYGSKMDGLYRHPFFPQFPPASVPSIQPVIPPTGPFSSLQGAFQPKPLVPQGTGPDISARLGVVPHHLQPKDPRVRTLTDPFGTSLKVSNKPGKWCAMHVYVAWMILSHQKKVKLMQTDPHKLDFRSELLARLPGAGGLGPLGPMGGALPPTHDLTRPPTLFSATGAVNPSSAPFISPSTPHSSFLAPTAHLDPYGRSSPFTPLGALSSGAFGGLGSPTLGSMFGPKDSTASVVGGLSTPNHHETWNRLHGGPSGFPVGPSWVKGADKRDERDRGKDGERRDIPHIKDEKDRDNVLYGRQPVRMSPVAPPFKPCSSTPVSHINGHSSALGGSSGPIEDLTRSLNRDRERERDRDGDKRALPIVSSRAPPLGSSVAERDRPRSSSSSVLNTPPPSNRSAPSPLDLYPRPLAATAHSLHSEPLHSQRDGNHPASSAASASVTSLSQARKSDRTTTPVSKPPLLLQPVKVKEERKEEPEHIPITLPPPLPNHSFDRPNSHPHHPNSGTPSSSSLSLTPTPGVPLPPPTPNPPSHQHLSLLDRSRTFEAYLGSTVGAAGLVVGPGDRFPHGPPQGPAQGPHSFTWDPWRELAAQQQHQHRREALELRPHPHLALRSDPHLVRLLQHQRILEAAAAATPHHPPTSTSTASTSAVRQEFSLMAHPFDRPHQLGPPGGGLIDEEQRAQILREDFERARYFGMHPHLPAGSHLSSPSHAATAAHLEQLHPGLLSHSLPPGASAASQHHAGLYPRMGPLNPHHMSNGILSKAPLVGALSVGAPPPLIPSITSRSSTPPRRLGGPGELALYSAHKDGESR, from the exons ATGGACTGCTCACTGAAGCCCAGTCAGCGCACTGATATGCTGGGCAGGAGGAACAAGGGGAAGAGAGGGCCAGAGGAGAACGGTGGAGGGCCACTATCAGAGCCAGAGGAAGGAGCCCCACACAGCTactccagcagctgctggaacAAGAGTAGAAATAAGAGACGAAAGATAGAG GGACACCCTTTGGAGACAGGCTATATT TGTGACACTGAGAGTGATACTGGAGATAAG GCTTCTGACAATGACATGGATCCAGTTTTCACAGTCACCACAAGCAAAG ttccGGAGCCTGCCCCCTCAAACATGGGCACATCTGTGGGCAAAAGCTGCCCGTCTCTACCTGCCCGTTGTGGTGCTGTCTCACGGTTGATGGTGACCCCACGAGTATCTGGCCTGGAGCGAAGTCAGGAGAAAAGCCTGGAGCCGCATTTCCCAGAGCCTGTTTCTTCTTCTACCTCTTCTGCCTCCTGCCTGCCTTCTCACTCCCCGGTCACGTCCTCAGGCACAGTCCCCCGGCCCAGCCCCCCACTGTCCAAACACAAGCCCTTCCTCACTTTGCCTGGACGATCTCACTCCATCTACAACAG GAGCAGCACCCCTGTCAAACCTCCATCTTCTGTTTCATCTGTTGCATCCTCCATGCGTCCCCCGACTCCCTCCACCAGTGTGTCGCTGTCCTACATTAGGGGCTCAGGATCCTCAGGGCCCCTCCGACCCCCATCGCGAGCCAGCTCTGGGGCCCTGCCTGGCCTgcctccccctccacctctgcttcaAGGTCCTACCCACTCAACAGCAGCAG AGCGTGAGGGCAGACGCAGTGTCCCAGGGGCTGAAAACAATGCAGCGGCTGCGGGCCGCTCCACTCCTGGTGGTCCGTCAGCATCTAGTTCCGCACCAGGTTCATCCGGCCGGACGTCTCAGAACCAGCCGAGCATCCAGCCCCTGGCCTTCGAGTTCCATCAGCACAATCACCAGCACCAGCACACGCACCAACACTTCACGCCCTTCCTGCACCCCACAGCTACTGCAACGCCTCTG tTTGATAAGTATGGAAGCAAAATGGACGGGCTGTACCGACACCCT TTCTTCCCACAATTCCCGCCGGCCTCAGTGCCGAGTATCCAGCCTGTGATTCCTCCCACTGGGCCTTTCAGCTCCTTGCAAGGAGCATTTCAGCCAAAG CCTCTTGTCCCTCAGGGAACGGGTCCTGATATATCCGCACGACTTGGGGTTGTGCCTCACCACCTGCAGCCCAAAGACCCCAGGGTAAGGACG CTAACTGATCCATTTGGGACATCGTTGAAAGTCAGTAAT AAACCAGGAAAATGGTGTGCTATGCATGTATATGTGGCCTGGATGATTCTAAGCCATCAGAAAAAAGTAAAG CTGATGCAGACTGATCCTCACAAGTTGGACTTCCGTAGTGAACTGCTGGCCCGTCTTCCTGGAGCTGGGGGACTCGGCCCCCTAGGGCCCATGGGAGGAGCCCTTCCTCCCACTCATGACCTGACCAGACCTCCTACTCTGTTCTCAGCTACAG GTGCAGTCAATCCGTCCTCAGCTCCGTTCATCTCTCCATCGACGCCCCACTCCTCTTTCCTCGCACCAACTGCACACTTGG ATCCATATGGCCGTTCCTCACCTTTCACCCCGCTGGGAGCTCTGAGTTCTGGTGCCTTTGGAGGACTTGGCAGCCCAACATTGG GCTCCATGTTTGGCCCTAAAGACTCAACAGCCAGTGTGGTTGGGGGCTTGTCCACCCCCAACCATCACGAGACATGGAACCGTCTACACGGCGGCCCATCTGGGTTCCCTGTTGGCCCCAGCTGGGTTAAAGGGGCAGACAAGAGGGATGAAAGGGATCGAGGGAAGgacggagagaggagagacatcCCCCACATCAAGGACGAAAAGGACAG AGACAATGTGCTGTATGGCCGACAACCTGTGAGAATGTCTCCAGTTGCCCCTCCCTTCAAGCCCTGCAGTAGCACACCAGTCTCCCACATTAATGGCCACAGCAGTGCCCTGGGGGGGAGCAGTGGACCTATTGAGGACCTGACACGCAGCTTAAATAGAGACAGAGAACGTGAGCGGGACAGAGATGGGGACAAAAGGGCGCTGCCAATAGTGTCTTCACGAGCGCCTCCTCTTGGCTCTTCAGTAGCGGAGAGGGACAGACCACGGTCTTCCTCATCTTCTGTGCTCAATACTCCCCCACCTTCCAATCGCTCAGCTCCATCTCCTTTGGACCTTTACCCCCGCCCACTGGCCGCAACAGCACATAGCCTCCACAGTGAACCCTTACACTCCCAAAGAGATGGCAACCACCCtgcttcctctgcagcttctgCCTCTGTCACTTCTTTGTCTCAGGCCAGGAAGTCTGACAGGACCACAACACCTGTCTCCAAACCTCCCCTGCTTCTCCAGCCAGTTAAAGTCAAAGAGGAGCGGAAAGAGGAGCCAGAGCACATCCCCATCACCCTGCCTCCCCCATTGCCCAACCACAGCTTTGACCGCCCCAACAGCCATCCACACCACCCTAACTCTGGTacgccttcctcctcctctttatcaCTGACTCCCACTCCTGGTGTTCCCCTCCCGCCACCCACTCCAAACCCTCCTTCCCACCAACACCTTTCTCTGCTGGACCGCTCAAGAACCTTTGAAGCATATCTGGGGAGCACGGTAGGAGCTGCAGGGCTGGTAGTGGGTCCAGGAGATCGTTTCCCCCATGGTCCACCTCAAGGGCCAGCACAGGGCCCTCATAGCTTCACCTGGGACCCCTGGAGGGAGCTGGCCGCTCAGCAGCAACATCAGCACCGTAGAGAAGCTTTGGAGCTTCGGCCACACCCTCATCTTGCCCTGCGATCCGATCCACATCTCGTCCGGCTGCTCCAGCATCAGCGCATTCTGGAGGCAGCAGCCGCAGCCACTCCTCATCACCCCCCAACTTCTACCTCTActgcctccacctctgctgtCCGCCAAGAGTTCAGCCTAATGGCCCATCCTTTTGACCGCCCTCATCAGCTCGGACCGCCAGGAGGTGGACTAATTGATGAGGAGCAGCGTGCCCAGATCCTGAGAGAAGACTTTGAGCGGGCTCGCTATTTTGGAATGCACCCGCACCTCCCCGCTGGCTCTCACCTGTCAAGCCCCTCTCATGCTGCTACTGCCGCTCACCTGGAGCAGCTCCATCCTGGCCTTCTCTCCCACTCGCTTCCCCCaggagcctctgctgcttctcagCATCACGCGGGCCTCTACCCCCGTATGGGCCCACTAAATCCACACCACATGTCCAACGGCATCCTGTCAAAGGCCCCCTTGGTGGGAGCTCTGTCAGTGGGGGCACCGCCTCCACTCATTCCGTCCATCACCAGCCGGTCGTCCACACCTCCCCGCAGACTTGGGGGGCCAGGTGAGCTGGCACTATACAGCGCCCACAAAGATGGAGAGTCCAGATAG
- the fbrs gene encoding autism susceptibility gene 2 protein homolog isoform X1: MEGPSRSTGFRQSRRSRSQRDRERRRRRVDLAEERATSLSSGSDREACGTNSVLGPGGRECRPGYGRHRPPRRRKRESVSCEEDIIDGFAIASFICLEALEMDCSLKPSQRTDMLGRRNKGKRGPEENGGGPLSEPEEGAPHSYSSSCWNKSRNKRRKIEGHPLETGYICDTESDTGDKASDNDMDPVFTVTTSKVPEPAPSNMGTSVGKSCPSLPARCGAVSRLMVTPRVSGLERSQEKSLEPHFPEPVSSSTSSASCLPSHSPVTSSGTVPRPSPPLSKHKPFLTLPGRSHSIYNRSSTPVKPPSSVSSVASSMRPPTPSTSVSLSYIRGSGSSGPLRPPSRASSGALPGLPPPPPLLQGPTHSTAAEREGRRSVPGAENNAAAAGRSTPGGPSASSSAPGSSGRTSQNQPSIQPLAFEFHQHNHQHQHTHQHFTPFLHPTATATPLFDKYGSKMDGLYRHPFFPQFPPASVPSIQPVIPPTGPFSSLQGAFQPKPLVPQGTGPDISARLGVVPHHLQPKDPRVRTLTDPFGTSLKVSNKPGKWCAMHVYVAWMILSHQKKVKLMQTDPHKLDFRSELLARLPGAGGLGPLGPMGGALPPTHDLTRPPTLFSATGAVNPSSAPFISPSTPHSSFLAPTAHLDPYGRSSPFTPLGALSSGAFGGLGSPTLAGSMFGPKDSTASVVGGLSTPNHHETWNRLHGGPSGFPVGPSWVKGADKRDERDRGKDGERRDIPHIKDEKDRDNVLYGRQPVRMSPVAPPFKPCSSTPVSHINGHSSALGGSSGPIEDLTRSLNRDRERERDRDGDKRALPIVSSRAPPLGSSVAERDRPRSSSSSVLNTPPPSNRSAPSPLDLYPRPLAATAHSLHSEPLHSQRDGNHPASSAASASVTSLSQARKSDRTTTPVSKPPLLLQPVKVKEERKEEPEHIPITLPPPLPNHSFDRPNSHPHHPNSGTPSSSSLSLTPTPGVPLPPPTPNPPSHQHLSLLDRSRTFEAYLGSTVGAAGLVVGPGDRFPHGPPQGPAQGPHSFTWDPWRELAAQQQHQHRREALELRPHPHLALRSDPHLVRLLQHQRILEAAAAATPHHPPTSTSTASTSAVRQEFSLMAHPFDRPHQLGPPGGGLIDEEQRAQILREDFERARYFGMHPHLPAGSHLSSPSHAATAAHLEQLHPGLLSHSLPPGASAASQHHAGLYPRMGPLNPHHMSNGILSKAPLVGALSVGAPPPLIPSITSRSSTPPRRLGGPGELALYSAHKDGESR, from the exons ATGGACTGCTCACTGAAGCCCAGTCAGCGCACTGATATGCTGGGCAGGAGGAACAAGGGGAAGAGAGGGCCAGAGGAGAACGGTGGAGGGCCACTATCAGAGCCAGAGGAAGGAGCCCCACACAGCTactccagcagctgctggaacAAGAGTAGAAATAAGAGACGAAAGATAGAG GGACACCCTTTGGAGACAGGCTATATT TGTGACACTGAGAGTGATACTGGAGATAAG GCTTCTGACAATGACATGGATCCAGTTTTCACAGTCACCACAAGCAAAG ttccGGAGCCTGCCCCCTCAAACATGGGCACATCTGTGGGCAAAAGCTGCCCGTCTCTACCTGCCCGTTGTGGTGCTGTCTCACGGTTGATGGTGACCCCACGAGTATCTGGCCTGGAGCGAAGTCAGGAGAAAAGCCTGGAGCCGCATTTCCCAGAGCCTGTTTCTTCTTCTACCTCTTCTGCCTCCTGCCTGCCTTCTCACTCCCCGGTCACGTCCTCAGGCACAGTCCCCCGGCCCAGCCCCCCACTGTCCAAACACAAGCCCTTCCTCACTTTGCCTGGACGATCTCACTCCATCTACAACAG GAGCAGCACCCCTGTCAAACCTCCATCTTCTGTTTCATCTGTTGCATCCTCCATGCGTCCCCCGACTCCCTCCACCAGTGTGTCGCTGTCCTACATTAGGGGCTCAGGATCCTCAGGGCCCCTCCGACCCCCATCGCGAGCCAGCTCTGGGGCCCTGCCTGGCCTgcctccccctccacctctgcttcaAGGTCCTACCCACTCAACAGCAGCAG AGCGTGAGGGCAGACGCAGTGTCCCAGGGGCTGAAAACAATGCAGCGGCTGCGGGCCGCTCCACTCCTGGTGGTCCGTCAGCATCTAGTTCCGCACCAGGTTCATCCGGCCGGACGTCTCAGAACCAGCCGAGCATCCAGCCCCTGGCCTTCGAGTTCCATCAGCACAATCACCAGCACCAGCACACGCACCAACACTTCACGCCCTTCCTGCACCCCACAGCTACTGCAACGCCTCTG tTTGATAAGTATGGAAGCAAAATGGACGGGCTGTACCGACACCCT TTCTTCCCACAATTCCCGCCGGCCTCAGTGCCGAGTATCCAGCCTGTGATTCCTCCCACTGGGCCTTTCAGCTCCTTGCAAGGAGCATTTCAGCCAAAG CCTCTTGTCCCTCAGGGAACGGGTCCTGATATATCCGCACGACTTGGGGTTGTGCCTCACCACCTGCAGCCCAAAGACCCCAGGGTAAGGACG CTAACTGATCCATTTGGGACATCGTTGAAAGTCAGTAAT AAACCAGGAAAATGGTGTGCTATGCATGTATATGTGGCCTGGATGATTCTAAGCCATCAGAAAAAAGTAAAG CTGATGCAGACTGATCCTCACAAGTTGGACTTCCGTAGTGAACTGCTGGCCCGTCTTCCTGGAGCTGGGGGACTCGGCCCCCTAGGGCCCATGGGAGGAGCCCTTCCTCCCACTCATGACCTGACCAGACCTCCTACTCTGTTCTCAGCTACAG GTGCAGTCAATCCGTCCTCAGCTCCGTTCATCTCTCCATCGACGCCCCACTCCTCTTTCCTCGCACCAACTGCACACTTGG ATCCATATGGCCGTTCCTCACCTTTCACCCCGCTGGGAGCTCTGAGTTCTGGTGCCTTTGGAGGACTTGGCAGCCCAACATTGG CAGGCTCCATGTTTGGCCCTAAAGACTCAACAGCCAGTGTGGTTGGGGGCTTGTCCACCCCCAACCATCACGAGACATGGAACCGTCTACACGGCGGCCCATCTGGGTTCCCTGTTGGCCCCAGCTGGGTTAAAGGGGCAGACAAGAGGGATGAAAGGGATCGAGGGAAGgacggagagaggagagacatcCCCCACATCAAGGACGAAAAGGACAG AGACAATGTGCTGTATGGCCGACAACCTGTGAGAATGTCTCCAGTTGCCCCTCCCTTCAAGCCCTGCAGTAGCACACCAGTCTCCCACATTAATGGCCACAGCAGTGCCCTGGGGGGGAGCAGTGGACCTATTGAGGACCTGACACGCAGCTTAAATAGAGACAGAGAACGTGAGCGGGACAGAGATGGGGACAAAAGGGCGCTGCCAATAGTGTCTTCACGAGCGCCTCCTCTTGGCTCTTCAGTAGCGGAGAGGGACAGACCACGGTCTTCCTCATCTTCTGTGCTCAATACTCCCCCACCTTCCAATCGCTCAGCTCCATCTCCTTTGGACCTTTACCCCCGCCCACTGGCCGCAACAGCACATAGCCTCCACAGTGAACCCTTACACTCCCAAAGAGATGGCAACCACCCtgcttcctctgcagcttctgCCTCTGTCACTTCTTTGTCTCAGGCCAGGAAGTCTGACAGGACCACAACACCTGTCTCCAAACCTCCCCTGCTTCTCCAGCCAGTTAAAGTCAAAGAGGAGCGGAAAGAGGAGCCAGAGCACATCCCCATCACCCTGCCTCCCCCATTGCCCAACCACAGCTTTGACCGCCCCAACAGCCATCCACACCACCCTAACTCTGGTacgccttcctcctcctctttatcaCTGACTCCCACTCCTGGTGTTCCCCTCCCGCCACCCACTCCAAACCCTCCTTCCCACCAACACCTTTCTCTGCTGGACCGCTCAAGAACCTTTGAAGCATATCTGGGGAGCACGGTAGGAGCTGCAGGGCTGGTAGTGGGTCCAGGAGATCGTTTCCCCCATGGTCCACCTCAAGGGCCAGCACAGGGCCCTCATAGCTTCACCTGGGACCCCTGGAGGGAGCTGGCCGCTCAGCAGCAACATCAGCACCGTAGAGAAGCTTTGGAGCTTCGGCCACACCCTCATCTTGCCCTGCGATCCGATCCACATCTCGTCCGGCTGCTCCAGCATCAGCGCATTCTGGAGGCAGCAGCCGCAGCCACTCCTCATCACCCCCCAACTTCTACCTCTActgcctccacctctgctgtCCGCCAAGAGTTCAGCCTAATGGCCCATCCTTTTGACCGCCCTCATCAGCTCGGACCGCCAGGAGGTGGACTAATTGATGAGGAGCAGCGTGCCCAGATCCTGAGAGAAGACTTTGAGCGGGCTCGCTATTTTGGAATGCACCCGCACCTCCCCGCTGGCTCTCACCTGTCAAGCCCCTCTCATGCTGCTACTGCCGCTCACCTGGAGCAGCTCCATCCTGGCCTTCTCTCCCACTCGCTTCCCCCaggagcctctgctgcttctcagCATCACGCGGGCCTCTACCCCCGTATGGGCCCACTAAATCCACACCACATGTCCAACGGCATCCTGTCAAAGGCCCCCTTGGTGGGAGCTCTGTCAGTGGGGGCACCGCCTCCACTCATTCCGTCCATCACCAGCCGGTCGTCCACACCTCCCCGCAGACTTGGGGGGCCAGGTGAGCTGGCACTATACAGCGCCCACAAAGATGGAGAGTCCAGATAG
- the fbrs gene encoding autism susceptibility gene 2 protein homolog isoform X6, whose amino-acid sequence MEGPSRSTGFRQSRRSRSQRDRERRRRRVDLAEERATSLSSGSDREACGTNSVLGPGGRECRPGYGRHRPPRRRKRESVSCEEDIIDGFAIASFICLEALEMDCSLKPSQRTDMLGRRNKGKRGPEENGGGPLSEPEEGAPHSYSSSCWNKSRNKRRKIEGHPLETGYICDTESDTGDKASDNDMDPVFTVTTSKVPEPAPSNMGTSVGKSCPSLPARCGAVSRLMVTPRVSGLERSQEKSLEPHFPEPVSSSTSSASCLPSHSPVTSSGTVPRPSPPLSKHKPFLTLPGRSHSIYNRSSTPVKPPSSVSSVASSMRPPTPSTSVSLSYIRGSGSSGPLRPPSRASSGALPGLPPPPPLLQGPTHSTAAEREGRRSVPGAENNAAAAGRSTPGGPSASSSAPGSSGRTSQNQPSIQPLAFEFHQHNHQHQHTHQHFTPFLHPTATATPLFDKYGSKMDGLYRHPFFPQFPPASVPSIQPVIPPTGPFSSLQGAFQPKPLVPQGTGPDISARLGVVPHHLQPKDPRVRTKPGKWCAMHVYVAWMILSHQKKVKLMQTDPHKLDFRSELLARLPGAGGLGPLGPMGGALPPTHDLTRPPTLFSATGAVNPSSAPFISPSTPHSSFLAPTAHLDPYGRSSPFTPLGALSSGAFGGLGSPTLAGSMFGPKDSTASVVGGLSTPNHHETWNRLHGGPSGFPVGPSWVKGADKRDERDRGKDGERRDIPHIKDEKDRDNVLYGRQPVRMSPVAPPFKPCSSTPVSHINGHSSALGGSSGPIEDLTRSLNRDRERERDRDGDKRALPIVSSRAPPLGSSVAERDRPRSSSSSVLNTPPPSNRSAPSPLDLYPRPLAATAHSLHSEPLHSQRDGNHPASSAASASVTSLSQARKSDRTTTPVSKPPLLLQPVKVKEERKEEPEHIPITLPPPLPNHSFDRPNSHPHHPNSGTPSSSSLSLTPTPGVPLPPPTPNPPSHQHLSLLDRSRTFEAYLGSTVGAAGLVVGPGDRFPHGPPQGPAQGPHSFTWDPWRELAAQQQHQHRREALELRPHPHLALRSDPHLVRLLQHQRILEAAAAATPHHPPTSTSTASTSAVRQEFSLMAHPFDRPHQLGPPGGGLIDEEQRAQILREDFERARYFGMHPHLPAGSHLSSPSHAATAAHLEQLHPGLLSHSLPPGASAASQHHAGLYPRMGPLNPHHMSNGILSKAPLVGALSVGAPPPLIPSITSRSSTPPRRLGGPGELALYSAHKDGESR is encoded by the exons ATGGACTGCTCACTGAAGCCCAGTCAGCGCACTGATATGCTGGGCAGGAGGAACAAGGGGAAGAGAGGGCCAGAGGAGAACGGTGGAGGGCCACTATCAGAGCCAGAGGAAGGAGCCCCACACAGCTactccagcagctgctggaacAAGAGTAGAAATAAGAGACGAAAGATAGAG GGACACCCTTTGGAGACAGGCTATATT TGTGACACTGAGAGTGATACTGGAGATAAG GCTTCTGACAATGACATGGATCCAGTTTTCACAGTCACCACAAGCAAAG ttccGGAGCCTGCCCCCTCAAACATGGGCACATCTGTGGGCAAAAGCTGCCCGTCTCTACCTGCCCGTTGTGGTGCTGTCTCACGGTTGATGGTGACCCCACGAGTATCTGGCCTGGAGCGAAGTCAGGAGAAAAGCCTGGAGCCGCATTTCCCAGAGCCTGTTTCTTCTTCTACCTCTTCTGCCTCCTGCCTGCCTTCTCACTCCCCGGTCACGTCCTCAGGCACAGTCCCCCGGCCCAGCCCCCCACTGTCCAAACACAAGCCCTTCCTCACTTTGCCTGGACGATCTCACTCCATCTACAACAG GAGCAGCACCCCTGTCAAACCTCCATCTTCTGTTTCATCTGTTGCATCCTCCATGCGTCCCCCGACTCCCTCCACCAGTGTGTCGCTGTCCTACATTAGGGGCTCAGGATCCTCAGGGCCCCTCCGACCCCCATCGCGAGCCAGCTCTGGGGCCCTGCCTGGCCTgcctccccctccacctctgcttcaAGGTCCTACCCACTCAACAGCAGCAG AGCGTGAGGGCAGACGCAGTGTCCCAGGGGCTGAAAACAATGCAGCGGCTGCGGGCCGCTCCACTCCTGGTGGTCCGTCAGCATCTAGTTCCGCACCAGGTTCATCCGGCCGGACGTCTCAGAACCAGCCGAGCATCCAGCCCCTGGCCTTCGAGTTCCATCAGCACAATCACCAGCACCAGCACACGCACCAACACTTCACGCCCTTCCTGCACCCCACAGCTACTGCAACGCCTCTG tTTGATAAGTATGGAAGCAAAATGGACGGGCTGTACCGACACCCT TTCTTCCCACAATTCCCGCCGGCCTCAGTGCCGAGTATCCAGCCTGTGATTCCTCCCACTGGGCCTTTCAGCTCCTTGCAAGGAGCATTTCAGCCAAAG CCTCTTGTCCCTCAGGGAACGGGTCCTGATATATCCGCACGACTTGGGGTTGTGCCTCACCACCTGCAGCCCAAAGACCCCAGGGTAAGGACG AAACCAGGAAAATGGTGTGCTATGCATGTATATGTGGCCTGGATGATTCTAAGCCATCAGAAAAAAGTAAAG CTGATGCAGACTGATCCTCACAAGTTGGACTTCCGTAGTGAACTGCTGGCCCGTCTTCCTGGAGCTGGGGGACTCGGCCCCCTAGGGCCCATGGGAGGAGCCCTTCCTCCCACTCATGACCTGACCAGACCTCCTACTCTGTTCTCAGCTACAG GTGCAGTCAATCCGTCCTCAGCTCCGTTCATCTCTCCATCGACGCCCCACTCCTCTTTCCTCGCACCAACTGCACACTTGG ATCCATATGGCCGTTCCTCACCTTTCACCCCGCTGGGAGCTCTGAGTTCTGGTGCCTTTGGAGGACTTGGCAGCCCAACATTGG CAGGCTCCATGTTTGGCCCTAAAGACTCAACAGCCAGTGTGGTTGGGGGCTTGTCCACCCCCAACCATCACGAGACATGGAACCGTCTACACGGCGGCCCATCTGGGTTCCCTGTTGGCCCCAGCTGGGTTAAAGGGGCAGACAAGAGGGATGAAAGGGATCGAGGGAAGgacggagagaggagagacatcCCCCACATCAAGGACGAAAAGGACAG AGACAATGTGCTGTATGGCCGACAACCTGTGAGAATGTCTCCAGTTGCCCCTCCCTTCAAGCCCTGCAGTAGCACACCAGTCTCCCACATTAATGGCCACAGCAGTGCCCTGGGGGGGAGCAGTGGACCTATTGAGGACCTGACACGCAGCTTAAATAGAGACAGAGAACGTGAGCGGGACAGAGATGGGGACAAAAGGGCGCTGCCAATAGTGTCTTCACGAGCGCCTCCTCTTGGCTCTTCAGTAGCGGAGAGGGACAGACCACGGTCTTCCTCATCTTCTGTGCTCAATACTCCCCCACCTTCCAATCGCTCAGCTCCATCTCCTTTGGACCTTTACCCCCGCCCACTGGCCGCAACAGCACATAGCCTCCACAGTGAACCCTTACACTCCCAAAGAGATGGCAACCACCCtgcttcctctgcagcttctgCCTCTGTCACTTCTTTGTCTCAGGCCAGGAAGTCTGACAGGACCACAACACCTGTCTCCAAACCTCCCCTGCTTCTCCAGCCAGTTAAAGTCAAAGAGGAGCGGAAAGAGGAGCCAGAGCACATCCCCATCACCCTGCCTCCCCCATTGCCCAACCACAGCTTTGACCGCCCCAACAGCCATCCACACCACCCTAACTCTGGTacgccttcctcctcctctttatcaCTGACTCCCACTCCTGGTGTTCCCCTCCCGCCACCCACTCCAAACCCTCCTTCCCACCAACACCTTTCTCTGCTGGACCGCTCAAGAACCTTTGAAGCATATCTGGGGAGCACGGTAGGAGCTGCAGGGCTGGTAGTGGGTCCAGGAGATCGTTTCCCCCATGGTCCACCTCAAGGGCCAGCACAGGGCCCTCATAGCTTCACCTGGGACCCCTGGAGGGAGCTGGCCGCTCAGCAGCAACATCAGCACCGTAGAGAAGCTTTGGAGCTTCGGCCACACCCTCATCTTGCCCTGCGATCCGATCCACATCTCGTCCGGCTGCTCCAGCATCAGCGCATTCTGGAGGCAGCAGCCGCAGCCACTCCTCATCACCCCCCAACTTCTACCTCTActgcctccacctctgctgtCCGCCAAGAGTTCAGCCTAATGGCCCATCCTTTTGACCGCCCTCATCAGCTCGGACCGCCAGGAGGTGGACTAATTGATGAGGAGCAGCGTGCCCAGATCCTGAGAGAAGACTTTGAGCGGGCTCGCTATTTTGGAATGCACCCGCACCTCCCCGCTGGCTCTCACCTGTCAAGCCCCTCTCATGCTGCTACTGCCGCTCACCTGGAGCAGCTCCATCCTGGCCTTCTCTCCCACTCGCTTCCCCCaggagcctctgctgcttctcagCATCACGCGGGCCTCTACCCCCGTATGGGCCCACTAAATCCACACCACATGTCCAACGGCATCCTGTCAAAGGCCCCCTTGGTGGGAGCTCTGTCAGTGGGGGCACCGCCTCCACTCATTCCGTCCATCACCAGCCGGTCGTCCACACCTCCCCGCAGACTTGGGGGGCCAGGTGAGCTGGCACTATACAGCGCCCACAAAGATGGAGAGTCCAGATAG